The Coffea eugenioides isolate CCC68of chromosome 8, Ceug_1.0, whole genome shotgun sequence genome has a segment encoding these proteins:
- the LOC113779886 gene encoding uncharacterized protein LOC113779886 isoform X1, with amino-acid sequence MENSWSWQTQCGSLCPSSSSSQDPPLPPHNQILNGSFHLDSSVRAKPTSTIHTLAPAAVNPWTSNSSSCSLDHTELGSSFLSLLSVPPCDIRNEVPIRRSNAGGSAAGNAISHISSGLLAQNRDSQRAEAVVNLGWVVSPMDRVSESCGVNDVFQGNYPSLQKLELPTAGIHRKLYHNENQKNSPSLKVSYVNDATSCNVWKTNAGDTLGVSQKVPSSIDSSVSCLTSNLLTGCPKVFCLGLSGHLLLSNTGLLGVLCSCHGLHMSIAKFSEHSGLSNSNPGDAVHFDSGESVSQWRRSYFHKFGIRTPEEHFGWDWPPGLSVTAGSPEHGWTHPSMFVKPNQGNQGSSVEASVQSMDPWSLTLCPKNSQSDQKVVDEFVNFEKQQSAKDCSSLFPKGPSSSSKNILHFVADEPMMGHSRSGCPTFPNHLDVRGPYNVRPAISSYEDQIYTSGDSVLPPCLPNLKTLGKDIAIGRSVGSLVDTYTGSSNFELRLGQPSQQGQTSVRSFMPASGSHRIASHCRLQESMALDQHVHKSSSGSIKGCRQQNYLPGIISTSSTRTEQNQLENVNHAVGVYSVPNAFKIKHLKGDAFWGSVTSESFGNLKSPFEENNHFKSINDATNDSHMTFAKPHSECSPPKCGEFGFPLLRGRAIGTEFGTNVLGSQKLKQVDKVVHNIDCLHSTAKINTGSCTKSKEGMWSFSGVVGDSDGMNYPVFHDKGPNMFHLADEPITRNTLNYTGQVCYPDHSGKAKSKVLRTISSPMDFGNIVSSQAASVGISATNLNSMKSSTPLWNKDNITVCPYLFDENVKMTAFHPMSVFSHQKIGAGTSKTIPVPEGYRNFSGKQQIIVPSSVSDTQKNRFDLTNAPNTSEVARHALLSANLTFTDTETLPSVTDTEKWCNFWGPAISNGRYYHGKDTEAQCQLNSNQQPTRQFFLRLHGDQNSTPSNEVRNCHQELPCGYFPSKFSCSSNLNCSAGRHDLNPSLRNFREAEGNAVDLVEPLLGPKLVENCTHIDKDNAFGANRTIVQNMKKVDCNSSQWRDVPRKVVNDATSRKCFQEGNALKEHEMSNMSSGCSAPAVTQVSIDVNNKDSSTVDGMDTDNFVMDEGSGIERCLSSDDDSERSSEFCGLASKVNLVNRRSSKTSFSKSSHSRIHELGFTDSLKVRKLQNHAKTSFAVQAKGDLQKYDRDFGKGKRRRVKWRRLYPSVPAPSLSTALNGASKSAGDAGLCSGTLKNIQMLPQDDKPCFTCCPCSLGQNLKQKRSAYSSFDTISRKKKLRWIHHIEVEETDSETNLNAKTDCSRASKAVGRKRLRSVGATQMEQDDMHDSACFASEITAKITASDCTKTNKPVNISHSRRRPVVCGKYGIISNGNSSKSAKIVSLRKVLKAARRCHFAESQKVNSISVKESEKARCDADKERNNEARMAVSVQMKSQHLMEGKETEYSVGSKDSYDLSHIMKKRRHDGNRSHAILESNQSTQIRRKSKEVRKRSVYELTIKENDFSCVKSCITKDGRSSQRRKSRFVSKLAENAGNDRMFVGGIHNVNKYAKVEECQTSRVLDVFCCVCGSSNKDKNNCLLECGCCLIKVHQACYGVSKVPKAQWCCRPCKTNCKNIVCVLCGYGGGAMTRALCSRNIVKSLLKAWSIGTESNLENTSFSKSLESPFHRLSSTKSVHESDPFLIIRPAEIGSTSLAKGSTDLSEHVDTVDISSAITPAICNSITAGILDSTVKQWVHMVCGLWTPGTRCPNVDTMSAFDVSGAYRPKQDVVCSICQRSGGSCIQCRVAHCHVQFHPWCAHQKGLLQSEVEGIDNQSVGFYGRCMLHAMYQQFNSDSYHTSSANHGERESTCARTEGFKGRKWDGFHHNLPYHSDGSSGCLVPQEQLNAWIHINGQKTCISGPLKLPNSVIEYDCRKEYARYKQSRGWKHLVVYKSGIHGLGLYTSRFIFRGAMVVEYVGEIVGLHVADKRETEYQAGKNVQYKSACYFFRIDKEHIIDATRKGGIARFVNHSCLPNCVAKVISVRNEKKVVFFAERDIYPGEEVTYDYHFNYEDEGKKIPCYCNSKNCRRYLN; translated from the exons ATGGAGAACTCTTGGTCATGGCAGACCCAATGCGGTTCCCTGTGCCCATCCTCCTCCTCGTCACAGGATCCTCCTCTTCCTCCTCACAATCAG ATTCTGAATGGAAGCTTTCATCTTGATTCGTCTGTCCGAGCAAAACCAACTTCAACCATCCACACACTAGCACCAGCTGCTGTGAACCCTTGGACTTCAAATTCAAGTTCTTGCAGTTTGGACCACACGGAACTGGGTAGTTCATTTTTGTCTCTCCTTTCTGTCCCTCCATGCGATATTCGTAATGAAGTGCCAATTCGTAGAAGTAATGCCGGAGGCAGTGCAGCTGGGAATGCAATTTCTCATATATCTTCTGGACTTCTGGCCCAAAATCGGGACAGCCAGAGAGCAGAAGCTGTTGTGAACCTGGGTTGGGTTGTTTCACCAATGGATAGGGTGAGTGAAAGCTGTGGTGTCAATGACGTTTTCCAGGGTAATTATCCAAGTCTTCAAAAGCTGGAACTTCCTACGGCAGGTATACATCGAAAGCTTTACCATAATGAGAACCAAAAGAATTCTCCATCTCTGAAAGTGAGTTATGTAAATGATGCAACCTCTTGCAATGTTTGGAAGACCAATGCTGGTGATACTCTTGGGGTATCACAGAAAGTTCCTTCCAGCATCGATTCTTCTGTTTCCTGCCTGACATCTAATCTGTTAACTGGTTGTCCCAAAGTATTCTGTCTTGGCCTAA GTGGGCACTTACTTCTCAGCAATACTGGACTTCTAGGAGTTCTCTGCTCATGCCATGGTTTGCATATGTCTATAGCTAAATTCTCTGAG CATTCAGGCTTATCTAACAGTAATCCTGGGGATGCTGTTCATTTCGACAGTGGTGAAAGTGTATCTCAGTGGCGTCGGAGCTATTTCCACAAATTTGGG ATTAGGACTCCAGAAGAACATTTTGGATGGGACTGGCCTCCTGGACTTTCAGTCACTGCTGGTTCGCCAGAACATGGTTGGACTCATCCCAGCATGTTTGTGAAGCCTAACCAGGGTAACCAAGGTAGCTCTGTGGAGGCTTCGGTGCAGTCTATGGACCCATGGAGCCTTACTTTATGCCCAAAGAATTCTCAATCTGATCAGAAAGTTGTTGATGAGTTtgtcaattttgaaaaacagCAAAGTGCAAAGGACTGTAGTAGTCTCTTTCCCAAAGGGCCCAGTAGCTCCTCAAAGAACATTTTGCATTTTGTTGCAGATGAACCGATGATGGGGCACTCAAGATCTGGGTGTCCTACATTTCCAAATcatcttgatgttagaggcccATACAATGTTAGGCCAGCCATATCATCTTATGAAGATCAAATCTATACGAGTGGTGATTCTGTTCTACCACCATGTTTGCCGAACTTGAAAACCCTTGGTAAAGATATTGCAATTGGGAGAAGTGTTGGTTCCCTTGTTGATACATATACAGGTTCTTCAAATTTTGAGTTGAGACTAGGGCAACCATCTCAACAGGGTCAGACTTCAGTGAGATCATTTATGCCGGCATCTGGATCTCATCGAATTGCAAGCCATTGCCGGCTCCAAGAATCAATGGCCTTGGATCAGCATGTACATAAAA GCAGTTCCGGGTCAATAAAGGGTTGTAGGCAACAGAATTACTTGCCTGGTATCATTTCAACTTCCAGCACAAGAACAGAGCAGAACCAGTTGGAGAATGTTAATCATGCAGTTGGAGTTTATAGCGTTCCAAATgctttcaaaataaaacatcttaAAGGTGATGCATTTTGGGGTTCAGTAACTTCTGAATCATTTGGAAACTTAAAAAGTCCTTTTGAAGAAAACAATCATTTTAAATCAATTAATGATGCAACTAATGACAGCCACATGACGTTTGCGAAGCCACATTCTGAATGTTCTCCTCCCAAGTGTGGTGAATTTGGTTTTCCATTACTCAGAGGTCGggcaataggcacagaatttgGCACTAATGTGCTGGGTAGTCAAAAACTCAAACAAGTCGACAAAGTGGTCCACAATATTGATTGTCTACATAGCACTGCTAAAATAAATACAGGATCATGTACAAAGTCAAAGGAAGGAATGTGGAGTTTCAGTGGAGTGGTTGGTGACAGTGATGGTATGAATTATCCAGTCTTCCATGATAAGGGCCCTAACATGTTTCATCTTGCTGATGAACCTATTACCAGGAACACCTTAAATTATACTGGGCAAGTCTGTTACCCTGACCACAGTGGAAAAGCTAAATCCAAAGTCCTGAGAACCATCAGTTCTCCCATGGATTTTGGCAATATTGTGTCTTCTCAAGCTGCCTCTGTGGGGATTTCTGCCACAAATTTGAATTCTATGAAAAGTTCAACTCCATTATGGAACAAAGACAATATTACTGTATGCCCATATCTTTTCGATGAAAATGTGAAGATGACTGCATTCCATCCTATGTCAGTGTTTTCTCATCAGAAGATTGGAGCTGGTACCTCTAAAACCATCCCAGTACCAGAAGGTTATAGGAACTTCAGTGGTAAACAACAAATTATTGTCCCCTCATCGGTATCAGACACACAAAAGAACAGGTTTGACTTGACCAATGCGCCAAATACATCTGAAGTTGCAAGGCATGCACTTCTGTCTGCTAATTTGACCTTTACAGATACTGAAACGTTGCCTTCTGTTACAG ATACAGAGAAATGGTGCAACTTTTGGGGACCAGCAATATCAAATGGACGATATTACCATGGAAAAGATACTGAAGCTCAATGTCAGCTCAATTCTAATCAGCAGCCTACAAGGCAATTCTTCTTAAG ACTTCATGGTGATCAAAATAGCACTCCATCAAATGAAGTGAGAAACTGCCATCAGGAGTTACCTTGTGGATATTTCCCAAGCAAGTTCAGCTGCTCTAGTAACTTAAACTGTAGTGCTGGAAGACATGATTTAAATCCTTCCCTTCGAAATTTTAGAGAAGCAGAAGGAAATGCTGTTGATTTGGTGGAACCTCTTTTGGGTCCAAAATTAGTTGAAAATTGCACACATATAGACAAGGACAATGCTTTTGGTGCAAACAGAACTATTGTGCAAAATATGAAGAAAGTTGACTGTAACTCCTCCCAATGGAGAGATGTCCCTAGGAAGGTGGTTAATGATGCCACTTCTAGAAAATGTTTCCAGGAAGGAAATGCACTGAAAGAGCATGAAATGTCTAATATGTCCTCTGGATGTTCTGCTCCTGCTGTAACTCAGGTGTCTATTGACGTCAACAACAAAGACTCATCCACTGTTGATGGTATGGATACAGACAATTTTGTTATGGATGAAGGTTCAGGAATCGAAAGATGTTTGTCCTCTGATGATGACAGTGAACGAAGTTCTGAATTTTGTGGCTTAGCTTCCAAAGTCAACTTGGTCAACAGAAGATCTTCTAAAACAAGTTTTAGTAAATCATCTCATAGTCGCATTCATGAACTTGGGTTTACAGATTCgttaaaagtaagaaaattgcAAAATCACGCTAAGACTAGCTTTGCTGTTCAGGCAAAAGGTGATCTTCAAAAGTATGACAGGGACTTTGGGAAGGGGAAGAGAAGAAGAGTGAAATGGAGAAGGTTATATCCCTCTGTTCCTGCTCCTTCCCTGTCCACTGCCCTGAATGGAGCTTCAAAATCTGCTGGTGATGCTGGACTTTGCTCTGGCACACTCAAGAACATTCAGATGCTTCCTCAAGATGATAAGCCATGTTTCACTTGTTGTCCATGTTCTTTGGGCCAAAATTTGAAGCAGAAAAGATCTGCATACTCTTCTTTTGATACTATttctaggaaaaaaaaattgcgtTGGATTCATCACATTGAAGTGGAGGAAACTGATTCAGAGACAAATTTAAATGCCAAAACTGACTGTTCTAGAGCCTCTAAAGCAGTGGGGAGGAAAAGGTTGAGATCTGTTGGAGCTACCCAAATGGAGCAAGATGACATGCATGATTCTGCTTGTTTTGCTTCTGAAATAACTGCTAAGATTACTGCATCAGATTGCACGAAAACTAATAAGCCAGTGAATATTAGTCATAGTAGGAGAAGGCCTGTCGTATGTGGGAAGTATGGTATTATTTCTAATGGTAATTCCTCAAAATCAGCAAAAATTGTGTCTCTGAGGAAAGTTCTTAAAGCAGCAAGAAGATGTCACTTTGCTGAAAGTCAGAAGGTAAATTCTATTTCAGTCAAGGAATCTGAGAAGGCAAGGTGTGATGCTGATAAAGAGAGAAACAATGAAGCTCGAATGGCAGTTTCTGTTCAGATGAAGTCTCAGCATTTGATGGAAGGAAAAGAGACAGAATACTCTGTAGGCAGTAAAGATTCTTATGACTTATCACATATTATGAAGAAGAGAAGGCATGATGGAAACAGAAGTCATGCTATTCTAGAGAGTAACCAAAGCACACAGATCAGACGAAAGTCTAAAGAAGTTCGTAAACGCAGTGTTTATGAACTAACAATTAAAG AAAATGATTTCAGCTGTGTGAAGTCTTGTATTACAAAGGATGGAAGATCCTCACAGAGAAGAAAGAGCAGATTTGTGTCTAAGCTTGCTGAGAATGCTGGTAATGATAGAATGTTTGTGGGTGGAATACATAATGTTAACAA ATATGCCAAAGTGGAAGAATGCCAAACTAGCCGGGTTTTGGATGTTTTCTGCTGTGTTTGTGGAAGTTCGAACAAGGACAAGAATAATTGCTTATTAGAGTGCGGTTGTTGCTTGATTAAG GTACATCAAGCTTGCTATGGTGTTTCTAAGGTGCCCAAAGCTCAGTGGTGTTGTAGGCCATGCAAAACGAATTGTAAAAATATT GTCTGTGTTCTATGTGGATATGGAGGAGGAGCCATGACTCGAGCACTTTGTAGTCGTAATATTGTGAAGAGCCTCTTGAAAGCTTGGAGCATTGGGACAGAATCCAATCTCGAAAACACTAGTTTTTCTAAATCTTTGGAAAGTCCCTTTCATCGTTTGTCTTCGACAAAATCTGTTCATGAGAGTGATCCATTTCTCATCATTAGACCTGCAGAAATTGGCTCTACTTCTCTGGCTAAAGGAAGCACCGATCTGTCTGAGCATGTGGATACTGTTGACATCTCTTCTGCTATTACCCCAGCTATATGCAATAGCATTACAGCTGGAATTCTTGACTCTACTGTCAAGCAGTGGGTTCATATGGTTTGTGGGCTCTGGACACCAGGTACACGTTGTCCAAATGTTGATACGATGAGTGCTTTTGATGTGTCTGGAGCTTATCGGCCTAAGCAAGATGTG GTTTGTTCAATATGTCAACGATCAGGTGGTTCTTGCATACAATGCAGGGTTGCGCATTGTCATGTTCAATTTCATCCGTGGTGTGCCCATCAGAAG GGTCTACTGCAAAGTGAGGTTGAAGGTATTGATAATCAGAGTGTTGGATTTTATGGAAGATGCATGCTTCATGCTATGTATCAGCAGTTTAATTCTGATAGTTATCACACTAGCAGTGCTAATCATGGAGAAAGGGAATCCACCTGTGCTCGAACAGAG GGTTTCAAGGGTCGCAAATGGGACGGATTTCATCATAATCTTCCCTACCATTCTGATGGTAGTAGTGGATGTCTTGTCCCACAAGAGCAGCTAAATGCTTGGATCCACATCAATGGACAGAAAACATGCATAAGTGGGCCTTTAAAGCTTCCCAACTCAGTAATTGAGTATGACTGTCGG AAAGAATATGCTCGCTACAAACAATCTAGAGGTTGGAAGCATCTAGTGGTGTACAAATCAGGGATACATGGGCTTGGTCTTTACACTTCCCGATTTATTTTTCGTGGTGCCATG gttgttgAGTATGTGGGTGAGATAGTGGGGCTCCACGTGGCTGACAAAAGAGAAACCGAGTATCAAGCTGGAAAGAATGTTCAATACAAGAGCGCTTGCTATTTCTTCAGGATAGACAAGGAGCATATAATTGATGCCACCCGCAAGGGTGGGATAGCTCGATTTGTGAATCATTCTTGCCTG CCAAATTGCGTTGCGAAAGTAATTTCTGTCAGGAATGAAAAGAAG gtGGTCTTCTTTGCTGAAAGAGATATATATCCTGGTGAAGAGGTGACGTATGACTACCATTTTAACTATGAAGACGAAGGTAAAAAGATTCCATGTTACTGTAATTCCAAGAATTGCAGGCGATATCTAAACTGA